Proteins from one Clostridium cellulovorans 743B genomic window:
- a CDS encoding heavy metal translocating P-type ATPase, whose protein sequence is MDKSFKIEGMTCAACAKAVERVSKKLPGVTEASVNFATEKLNISFEDSKVSVPDIQAAIEKAGYKAIIESKKKTLNIEGMTCAACAKNIERVTKKLDGVIESEVNFATEKLNISYDSSKVRVSEIKKVIEKAGYKAIEEETSVDTDKERKEKEIKLLWRKFVMAAVFTVPLLIITMGHMFGYLIGFNLPQFIDPMINPKTFAIVQIVLCLPVMVAGYKFFTVGFKSLIRRSPNMDSLIAMGTSAAFFYGIYATFEIFRGNIDYAYDLYFESAAVIITLISLGKYLEAVTKGKTSEAIKTLMGLAPKTAIVLRDGKEIETAIEEVEVGDIIIVKPGERMPVDGEVIEGITSVDESMLTGESIPVEKTIGDKIIGASINKNGTIKYKATKVGKDTALAQIIKLVEDAQGSKAPIAKMADIISGYFVPVVMAIALLSALGWYFIGEETGIFALTIFISVLVIACPCALGLATPTAIMVGTGKGAEYGVLIKSGIALETSHKINTIVFDKTGTITEGKPVVTDVITAENIDEKYLLQLAASAEKGSEHPLGEAIVKGAEEMGLEILKLDFFKAIPGHGIEVKIDGKDILLGNRKLMVDRNISFDNLEEKSHSLANEGKTPMYVAIDNKIAGIVAVADTVKENSKKAIEKLHKMGIEVAMLTGDNKKTAEAIAKQVGIDRILAEVLPQDKANEVKKIQGEGKKVAMVGDGINDAPALAQADIGIAIGSGTDVAMESADIVLMRSDLMDVPTAIELSKKTILNIKENLAWAFGYNILGIPVAMGILYIFGGPLLNPIIAAAAMSFSSVSVLLNALRLKGFKPAK, encoded by the coding sequence TTGGATAAAAGTTTTAAGATAGAAGGCATGACCTGCGCTGCTTGTGCAAAAGCGGTAGAACGAGTATCAAAAAAATTGCCTGGTGTTACTGAAGCTAGTGTAAATTTTGCAACGGAAAAACTCAATATTAGCTTTGAGGATTCAAAGGTATCAGTTCCAGATATCCAAGCAGCTATTGAGAAAGCAGGTTATAAGGCGATAATTGAGTCAAAAAAGAAAACCTTAAATATTGAAGGAATGACTTGCGCAGCTTGTGCTAAAAATATTGAAAGAGTTACAAAAAAACTCGATGGAGTTATTGAATCAGAAGTGAATTTCGCTACAGAGAAATTAAACATAAGCTATGACTCTTCAAAGGTAAGAGTTTCTGAGATAAAGAAAGTTATAGAAAAAGCTGGATACAAGGCCATAGAAGAAGAAACTTCTGTGGATACAGATAAAGAGAGAAAAGAAAAAGAGATAAAACTTTTATGGAGAAAATTTGTTATGGCAGCAGTTTTCACTGTGCCACTACTTATTATAACTATGGGTCATATGTTTGGTTATCTTATTGGGTTTAACCTTCCACAATTTATTGATCCAATGATAAATCCAAAAACTTTTGCAATAGTTCAAATTGTATTGTGTTTACCAGTTATGGTGGCAGGCTATAAATTTTTCACAGTAGGTTTTAAGTCTCTGATTAGAAGAAGTCCTAATATGGATTCGCTAATTGCAATGGGGACTTCCGCTGCTTTCTTCTATGGTATTTATGCTACCTTTGAGATATTTAGAGGCAATATAGATTATGCTTATGATTTGTATTTTGAATCAGCGGCAGTTATTATAACATTAATTTCTCTTGGAAAATATCTAGAGGCAGTGACAAAAGGCAAAACCTCTGAGGCTATAAAAACCCTTATGGGACTTGCTCCAAAAACAGCTATTGTGCTTAGAGATGGAAAAGAAATTGAAACTGCTATTGAAGAAGTTGAAGTTGGCGATATTATCATAGTGAAACCAGGGGAAAGGATGCCTGTAGATGGTGAAGTAATAGAAGGTATCACCTCTGTAGATGAATCTATGCTTACAGGAGAAAGTATACCTGTAGAAAAGACCATAGGTGATAAGATAATAGGAGCAAGTATCAATAAAAATGGAACTATAAAATATAAAGCTACAAAGGTTGGTAAGGATACAGCTTTAGCTCAAATTATAAAATTAGTTGAAGATGCCCAAGGTTCAAAGGCTCCAATTGCCAAAATGGCTGATATAATTTCAGGATACTTTGTACCAGTGGTTATGGCTATAGCTCTTCTTTCAGCTCTAGGATGGTACTTTATAGGTGAAGAAACAGGAATTTTTGCTTTAACAATATTTATATCCGTTCTTGTAATTGCTTGCCCTTGTGCTTTAGGATTGGCTACACCAACAGCTATTATGGTGGGTACTGGTAAGGGTGCAGAATATGGGGTTCTAATAAAGAGTGGAATAGCCCTTGAAACATCTCACAAAATAAATACAATAGTCTTTGATAAAACTGGAACAATTACCGAGGGTAAGCCAGTTGTAACAGATGTAATTACTGCTGAGAATATCGATGAAAAATATTTATTACAATTAGCTGCTTCAGCAGAAAAGGGTTCAGAGCATCCTTTAGGAGAAGCAATTGTAAAAGGTGCAGAAGAAATGGGCTTAGAAATTTTAAAGCTAGATTTCTTTAAAGCTATACCAGGACACGGAATCGAAGTTAAGATAGATGGAAAAGATATTTTACTTGGAAATAGAAAGCTTATGGTTGATAGAAATATTTCTTTTGATAATTTAGAAGAAAAATCTCATAGTCTTGCAAATGAAGGTAAGACACCAATGTATGTAGCTATTGATAATAAAATTGCTGGTATAGTTGCTGTTGCCGATACTGTTAAGGAAAATAGTAAGAAAGCAATTGAGAAGCTTCATAAGATGGGGATAGAGGTAGCTATGCTTACTGGTGACAATAAAAAAACCGCTGAAGCTATTGCAAAACAAGTTGGTATCGATAGGATTCTTGCCGAAGTTCTTCCTCAAGATAAGGCTAATGAAGTTAAAAAGATTCAAGGCGAAGGAAAAAAAGTTGCAATGGTAGGTGATGGTATAAACGATGCGCCAGCTCTTGCACAAGCAGATATAGGCATCGCTATTGGTTCAGGAACAGATGTGGCTATGGAATCAGCGGATATAGTTCTTATGAGAAGTGATTTAATGGATGTGCCAACAGCTATTGAGTTAAGTAAAAAAACAATTCTAAATATTAAAGAAAACTTGGCTTGGGCTTTTGGTTATAATATATTAGGAATTCCAGTAGCCATGGGAATACTATATATCTTTGGAGGACCTCTATTAAACCCAATTATCGCAGCAGCTGCTATGAGTTTTAGTTCAGTTTCTGTATTGTTAAATGCTTTAAGATTAAAAGGCTTTAAGCCAGCAAAATAA
- a CDS encoding four-helix bundle copper-binding protein produces MQITMNMPTMSLMANGNPHQECIDACMKCTQICQECITLCLQEADLLRSRANCIKTLQDCAEICSTAACFMSRGSGSIREICDTCATICERCATECSIFKDAHCQSCADTCSMCADMCRDMANM; encoded by the coding sequence ATGCAAATAACAATGAACATGCCAACGATGTCACTAATGGCAAATGGAAACCCACATCAAGAATGTATTGATGCATGTATGAAATGCACTCAAATATGCCAAGAATGTATTACCTTATGTCTTCAAGAAGCAGATTTGTTAAGATCAAGAGCAAATTGTATTAAAACTCTTCAAGATTGCGCTGAAATTTGCTCTACAGCAGCTTGTTTTATGTCTAGGGGAAGTGGAAGCATAAGAGAAATATGTGATACTTGCGCTACAATTTGCGAAAGATGTGCTACAGAATGTAGTATATTTAAGGATGCTCATTGTCAATCTTGTGCAGATACCTGTTCTATGTGTGCTGATATGTGCAGAGACATGGCTAATATGTAG